TGTCAGTGCATTGCTTTTACTTTAGAAAAGCTGGAATTTCTTGAATGATTCCAGGTATTTATCTTTTTCCATATATGCATAAAGATAAAGTGGTGATACCAAGTAGAGAGAAGATGATTGACTTGCTTCTGTGCATGTAAATGTCACACATCATAGGAAAAGGAAGTACAAAAAGATGTTATGTAGATAAGTAGCCAGAAGGGAAGAGATAAAAATACAAGGTTTCTTTTGTACAAGACAGACATGCAATAAGCACATcccatttgtaaataaagacagattaactttaatttccattttctcCTGTAGCTTTGTGTCACAGTAAATGGAAATCTAGTCCATGGATGATGATTTTACACTTTTCACAGACTTGAAGTTAAAAAGAAACTCCAGTATAAACATTATCAAATCATTTTCTGATAATTCAGTCCTTAGGGAAGTGTtcaacatgcattttttttcttttaaaatttccgTAATGGCTTTACATTCATTACTCACCAAGTGGGGGATATTCAACTTTCAGGTGGAATTTAGGGAAATTTTAAAGAGTTCATGCTACGCTGATATTATACCATAAATTTAGGGTATTTAAGCAGAATATTGCTAAGATAATTCCCTTATCTCAAACAATTTACTGAAACAAAACCTAACAGTGGCAGGCTTGCCACAACATACAGTTGCCAATGTCTCAATAACCTCTCATGTACTCGGTGTCGTCTTGTTCTTATGTCAAAATGTGAAGGAGGACAGTTTAAATGAAAGCTTGAACCAGAATATTTAGTGACTGATTCATGATTCAGacacttttgtgtgtgtgtatgtggttaAATATCTTGTTGGAGAACAGCCGGTTgtacaataaatgtttaaacactGTGCATGTGTAttcaaaagtttagagaaagcCAAATCAAGTTCATCTAGAAAggttgtggtgtgttttaggtaCATTTTGACATCAAACAAAAGCTGAATATCCccaactttttgtgagtagtgttATTCATATGCTCAGTCTTGTTGTAATGCCCTTGTAGTATTTCTAATTTAGGCTTTTAACTCCAAGTTCTctctcgtgtgtgtgtgcgtacagCAGTTTGGTcatctttattttcaaatgcactttgtatttatattcatattttaaatatactcCTGGCAACAGCTAAACAAATAGGGATGTGTACTACCTGCTTATACTTTCAATTCAAGCTGATTAAAGAAGTTCAGCTTGTGCATTGATATTGGATTTAATGATTGAGACAGAACATTTAATAGATGTTCCAGATTAGAGAAATAGGTATTCTAATTTAGTTTAGTGTTTCAGTTTTACACTCTTATCTTGTGATTTACGTTACGAGCTTATGGAAAGTAAAAGAGGTCTTGTTCATTGATGAAACCAGTATGTCATATAAAGCTGAGAAGTTGCGTTGTTGGGGGTTTGGAGACACCTTGTGTTCCAGAGAAActctcagaaacagaaaataacattaagaTCTTATCTCCCCTATCTTTCtcaatgtctcttttctttGGAAACCTAAAGTTTCCCTTCTGTCAACCCTTgtcataaatcagtataatcCACAAGCTGGCAGTGACCACGTTACAGTTTTGGTAATTCACTAACAGCTGAAGTGCTTCCTGTAGATGCGGTTACTCAATTTTCTCAATTTACTACAAGAAAAGTTGTTTGTCTGTTAATATTATAGAATATGATAAAcatggctcaggcatctggttaggatgcctcctggacgcctgcCTAGTGAGGTGTTCTGTacatgtcccaccggaaagaggccctggggaagacccaggacacgctggatggactacatctctcggctggcctgggaacgcctcgggatccctttggatgagctggtgaatgtggccagggagagggaagtctgggttttcctgcttagccagctgcccccgcgacccaactCCGGATGAACggaagaaaatagatggatggatggaaaatctATATGCAAACTAAGTGACTAATTTCATATGAGACCTTACAGCATcgtgtaaaaaatgtttgttttatggtttgtttttttactgcaaGTTTCTGCAACATGTTTTGCATGTTatgataaataaagataaagttCATTCAAACAATTTATCCATACCATTTTttagagagacaaaaaaaaaagaaaagaaaaccatgaACTCAACAAATAAGAAACACGCCGAGCTGAAAGTCCTCTATTCTAAGTTCATCAGAAACTGGCTGAGAAGTGGGGGATCTTTTGGCCCCCATAACAATGAATCAAAgcaatcatcatcatctgtgtCCTTGTCTCCCTTACACAATCTATCATGTGATTGGCCAGATGCCAACAGACCAGTCAGCTGCTGAAGCTCTTGTGTGATTTTCTTAACATCCAATTTGTGCTGTGAGGCCTTCAGAGTGGCTGCATTAAATGGGAATGTCCGAATGAAGTTTCCAACTCTGACTGGAGGAATGTCTTTTCCAGTCTGTGCTGTGGAACCTCCCACTTGGATCCTTTCCGGCTTCTGACTCCcactgtgaataaaaacataaaacatttgacGTGAATGAATGACTTGTGCTGATTAATCCTCAAGCAACTGTTTATGCTGAATATAGTAATATAGTGTAGTAATGATCATACTAGATCAGTGgtgtactttgttttatttctatgttGTAAATCTAAGATAGTTGTGATGCATATCCATGCATACGTGTAGATTTTTCTCCAGAGTTTTGTTATGcatcagttttatgttttaaaaacaccAGCTTGCTGTGTGTAAGCAGTATTGATGCAGCACTGATCTGCCTTTGATGTGTGAGatgtacaaaagagaaaaagtgtgTTAATAGAGACCTCCCTGTTTCACCAATGAAGTGCATACAAGGAGTATGAAAGCATGAAAAAGCTGAAGATGATAAGTTAAAGATTTCCAGAAAGGGATGCAGAAGATCTTGGTCCAAATTGGTCCATTTCTTTGAGTTTactatgtttacatttatttgattgCGCAAAAATCAAAGCCCAGGGTTTTTTTATGGTCTTTTGATCAAGAATTATTTCAAAACCTTTAGATTATCAGTAACTCTGACAAGTTGATCTGAAGTCCCTGCAATAAAATTTCTGATAAGtgattttttcttaaaaagctAACACACCCTCATACAGTTAAGTAAACTCAGACAATTATTCCATTACATCTTCACACATTTAGAATTGATCAACCAAATCTCAAATGgcatttatttcatgtttatatttttattaaaaaatgagaCATAGAGGGGTTTGGAGGACTGGCTGCTGTGTTGAGCCAAACAAATTGTCTTTGCTAAGATGAGCTATATGAATAAAAGTCTTTTCTTGATACTTCagtattgttctttatttttaaatttggcaGTTattgaatttacatattaatgctggacctgacaagcAAGAAAGGAGAGCGTaaacagatgagaaaaagaGAGTAAAGATTAGAATAAGAAGACACATCAGATAGGAAACAGCATCAGCTgttaaatcaaaacagaaaaaaacagacaaccagctgccaagctgtaagaaaaaagaacaacaatggcatcttcaaaaagaacaaagctgacaatcatcaggagcacctaaaagctggaaaaaatcATGAATCACAACCATGATAATATCagcaaaataaggaaaaaaaacattaacataaaaaacattagCATAACTGTAGTTATTGGTAATTACCCACAGGACAACATAGCGACTATCAGCATACAGGTCACTAAATGTATGGATAAAATATCAGAAATGAATTGTAATCAGTGGTGAGTGTGATCGAGCAAATGCGACCTGGCCCCTGCAAAGATAAAAGGCATACCAGGGGCCCCCAAGACTTGGGAGACGTGCAACCAATCCAGTGCACGAACCCACCACAGAGATGACCAAGCATCCACCCAGAAGATGGCAGATGAGGGCCCCAGCCAGAGCATCCCAAGGCCATGAAGCACAGGCCCCAGGAGGAAGGCGGACACCAGCTCTGCCAGGTGCTGGTTAACCAGAAGAAGGCAGAACGCAGAGCCCCTAAAGCCCTCTTTTTCTCCCTCAGTAATTTCATTACCTGCAAATATTTGGGAGCCCCCAACGGTTAGCTGAATGTTTGAATCCCTGCCCCTTCTGATGGGTGTCAGGTATCTGAGAAGAAACGTCCGCCTCTGTTGAAAGATTAATTTCAGCCTCTGTTTCTGTGATGTCTTGGTTTGCAACCTCAGACAACCTCAGACTGTTTTCCATTTGGCACGATGCGAGAACAGGAGACGTCTCTCTGTTTAACTCTGACACATTTGTCCTTGAATGTGGGTCAAGTATCTGGTTTAAGGTTCGGTCGGTGCAGGTTTTGTTAGCAGTGGTGTTAAATGTTCTGCCCCTGGTTTGAACAGGGGGAAGGTGTCTATGGTAATTAgctgtaaaaacatgttttgattgtgtttgtcttttctttgcagttttaaGCAGAGGGAGTGTCTGATTTTGTGAGGATTtgatactttttcttttcctctgaaaCTTCTGTCCTTTTAAATTCTGAAGCAGAGGTATAGAAACACATGAGGACAGGTCTGTACTGAAACAAAGATGCTTATGCTTCTGATATGCTCTGTCTCTTAATCTGTCAATAGATGTGTAGTTCATCAAATCAATCAGATCACTGATTAGCCCCTTCTTCACTAAATTGTCAGCTTGACAGTCCAGAGTCAGCGCAGGGCTGTAGTTCACCTCCAGCAGCCACGGTTTAAACTTAATGTCAACGAGGATGTCAAAGCCAAACAGCTCCAAACAGTTTGGACAGGAGGGCACAGAGGAGGCAATGGTGAGGAGGGTCAGGGTGATTATGTTGTTGATCCTCTGCCACAGCAGGAGCTCGTTAATGTCCAGGCTGTGGAGGAAATGTCTGAATTTGCTCATGGTCCATTTGCACCCCTGACCCACCCTTCCTTTTTGGGTTTTGTAGAAGGGACCAAACCTATTGATGCTGGTGTTTGTGAGATGAGAGTACAAGT
The sequence above is drawn from the Melanotaenia boesemani isolate fMelBoe1 chromosome 22, fMelBoe1.pri, whole genome shotgun sequence genome and encodes:
- the ttll2 gene encoding probable tubulin polyglutamylase TTLL2, with translation MASSLVFRLHDRSPELLREVLLERGWEEYDERKQEEDDWNLYWRSSAFHSSEYHNLLPWQRLNHHPKTFGITRKDCLARNLRRMRTTFGSSLYDFSPTAFNLPNDYTRFLAEYDKLRLYRGHPVYWICKPVDLSRGRGIFIFEGIKDLVYDCPMIVQRYISNPLLISGYKFDLRIYVCVKSFHPLTVYIHQEGLVRFATEKYNLSSLQNLYSHLTNTSINRFGPFYKTQKGRVGQGCKWTMSKFRHFLHSLDINELLLWQRINNIITLTLLTIASSVPSCPNCLELFGFDILVDIKFKPWLLEVNYSPALTLDCQADNLVKKGLISDLIDLMNYTSIDRLRDRAYQKHKHLCFSNEITEGEKEGFRGSAFCLLLVNQHLAELVSAFLLGPVLHGLGMLWLGPSSAIFWVDAWSSLCGSQKPERIQVGGSTAQTGKDIPPVRVGNFIRTFPFNAATLKASQHKLDVKKITQELQQLTGLLASGQSHDRLCKGDKDTDDDDCFDSLLWGPKDPPLLSQFLMNLE